TGCCGCAGATCGAAGTCACCTTCGATATCGATGCTGACGGTATCCTGCACGTCTCCGCGAAAGATAAAAATAGCGGTAAAGAGCAGAAGATCACTATCAAGGCGTCTTCTGGTCTGAACGAGGAAGAAATTCAGAAAATGGTTCGCGATGCAGAAGCGAACGCTGAATCCGACCGTAAGTTCGAAGAGCTGGTTCAGACCCGTAACCAGGGCGACCATCTGCTGCACAGCACCCGTAAGCAGGTTGAAGAAGCAGGCGATAAACTGCCGGCTGATGACAAAACCGCTATCGAGTCTGCCCTGAACGCGCTGGAAACTGCCCTGAAAGGCGAAGATAAAGCCGCTATCGAAGCGAAAATGCAGGAACTGGCGCAGGTTTCCCAGAAACTGATGGAAATCGCTCAGCAGCAACATGCGCAGCAGCAGGCTGGCTCCGCTGACGCTTCTGCAAACAACGCGAAAGATGACGACGTTGTCGACGCTGAGTTTGAAGAAGTAAAAGATAAAAAATAATCGCCCTTTGAACGGGTAATTACTGGCACGGGCGAAGAGGTTTCCTCTCCGCCCGTGTATGCATGTTAAGGGCAGATAAAAAGAGATGGCGAAAAGAGATTACTACGAGATTTTAGGCGTTTCCAAAACAGCGGAAGAGCGTGAAATCAAAAAGGCGTATAAGCGCCTGGCCATGAAATATCATCCGGACCGCAATCAGGGTGATAAAGAGGCCGAAGCTAAGTTTAAAGAGATTAAAGAAGCCTACGAAGTGCTGACCGATGCGCAAAAACGCGCAGCCTACGATCAGTATGGTCACGCCGCGTTTGAACAAGGCGGTATGGGCGGCGGATTTGGCGGCGGCTTTAATGGCGGCGCTGATTTCAGTGATATCTTTGGTGACGTTTTTGGCGATATCTTTGGCGGCGGGCGTGGTCGCCAACGTGCGGCGCGTGGGGCTGATTTGCGTTATAACATGGATCTCACCCTGGAAGAAGCGGTGCGTGGCGTGACCAAAGAGATCCGTATTCCGACGCTGGAGGAGTGCGACGTTTGCCACGGCAGCGGCGCGAAAGCTGGCACGCAACCGCAAACCTGTCCGACCTGTCATGGTTCTGGTCAGGTACAGATGCGCCAGGGATTCTTTGCTGTACAGCAGACCTGCCCACACTGTCAGGGACGCGGTACGCTGATCAAAGATCCGTGCCATAAATGTCACGGTCATGGGCGTGTTGAAAAGAGTAAAACTCTGTCCGTTAAAATCCCGGCGGGCGTGGATACCGGCGATCGTATTCGTCTGGCAGGCGAGGGCGAAGCGGGCGAGCATGGCGCACCGGCAGGCGACTTGTACGTTCAGGTCCAGGTGAAACAACACCCTATTTTCGAGCGTGAAGGCAATAATCTTTATTGCGAAGTGCCGATCAACTTTGCGATGGCGGCGCTCGGCGGTGAAATTGAAGTGCCGACGTTAGATGGTCGCGTGATGCTGAAAGTACCGAGCGAAACACAAACGGGCAAGCTGTTCCGTATGCGCGGCAAAGGCGTGAAGTCCGTACGCGGTGGCGCGCAGGGCGATTTGCTGTGCCGTGTGGTAGTTGAAACGCCGGTCGGTCTGAGCGAAAAACAGAAGCAATTGCTAAAAGATCTTCAGGAAAGTTTTGGCGGCCCGACGGGAGAGAAAAACAGCCCGCGTTCAAAAAGCTTCTTTGACGGCGTGAAAAAATTCTTTGACGATTTGACTCGCTAATCTTTTCCCGTTGTATTTTTCTTCAGCCCGGGTGTATATCCGGGCTTTTTTCTGCCTGTACGCGCCCAGGCTTCTGTTAAACGCATCGTATCCTCTCATTTGTTGATATTTTGTTTTTACTGATAAACAAATTGATGTTAATCAGCAGTTTTGTATACGCTTATTCTTTAAAAAAACGTGATGTGATGACATTAATGATTGCTTTTTTAGATGCTGTGAATTGATTTATCTTGAGTATTATCTATATTGCTTTTTTTAGTTTCCGGAGGCAGACAGCGAATGGGATCGAAAGGTGCCAACAAGAGCTTTGATTATAATTTAATCAAAATTCTTGACGCTGTTATTTTGTCAGGAAATGCGGCTATGGCGGCAAAAAAGTTAGGCATTACACCGGCTGCCGTTTCTCTGGCGTTAAAGCGCCTGCAGAGTTATTACCCGGAGGAACTGTTTAGCAGAGGGAAAGGCGGGCTCATCCCCACAGCTAAGGCTGTCGACATTCACCAAAATTTCAGTCAGGTGATGAAACTGGTGGATGATACATTTCTCTGTAATAGCAAAAAAGATGAAGCGTTCCAGATAACGTTATTAGGCAGTGATATTGTTGAAAGCTATTATCTTTCTCAGCTCTATAACAGCGATATATTTGACCGTATTTTGATAAATCATTTCTCCGTAAGAAATATGAGTCGGGAGCATATCAGCGAACTTCTGTTTACTGCGCAAGGCGATCTGTTGATTAGTGCCGAACCTTTGCTGGAGTCCGGCATAGAGAATCAAATCATTGATAGTTTTAAATCATTTGTTTGTATCTGCAGCAGTAAACACATGCTGAGTACCCTCTCACAACTGTCGCTACATCATTTTTATTCTTCGCGTCATGCGTTATATCAGCCGGGGATGGGGGCTTCAGTGATATATCATGATAGCGAATTATTTAAGGATGATCTTTACTATACTGGCAGGCGTATTGTCGGCTATCGCAGTGATTCGCTTAACGGTTTGATGAGCATGATCGAACGAACCTCATTGATTGCATTGATTCCTTTGAAATTAGCGCTTTTTTATAAAAATCATCGTAAATATGACATTAAATTTATTCAGCCTCCGCCCGAACTGGCTTTGAAGTCAGTTCAGGTCTATGCATCCTGGAATAAAAATAGTAGAAATATATCGACGATTAATGAGATGGTAAGTATGTTACAAACACTTTCCTCCTTCCGTCGCTAATACACCTCATTTTTACGCTTTGATTTAATATGGTTTTAAATGATGTGCTTTGATTTTTACCCTCCTGACAGGGCGCTTACACTCCTTGTGTTAATTATTCATTTATAATGATTTCGGAGTGTTAAAATGTCTATTCCCAACCATGTGTCGACAACGGAAGTTGTGCTATTGGAGCTAGAGATCTTACTCACTATTATTTCGATTGGCGCGTGGGGAGGCTTTGTCAGCTATCTTTTACGCAAAGATAAGACAGAATATAATAGTTCTCATGAAAGTATTAAATATTGCTTAACGCAGATCGTGATTTCCTGCTTCACCAGTTTCTTGTTAAGCGCGATTGCGATCGAAAAAGAATGCAGTTTCAACATTGTTCTGTTGGCGGCAGGCTTAGGCGGTGTTTTCGCGAGTCCGATCTTAAAGATTCTTGGGCGGCGGATTAAAAAAATTATCGAAGGTAATAATTCAGATTAATTATCATTTGCAGTATCAGGCTCATCCGTGAGCCTTTTACGCGTCTTTTTTCAGCCTGGTCTAGGTCACTCTATTCTTGATCCAGCCATAAATAAATTGTTCGTTATTGTGGTTTTTCTCAGCAACGTTTAAGTAGTACGTGCCCTGACTGCAATTGAGGGCTTTCACCAAAACGGCTTCCCCTTCCTGGCCTCGCCAGGCCAAATAATGTTCGAGAGCGGCAAGCGTCCGCGGGCCAATATTGCCATCCACATGAATATCCGGGTAGCGTTTACCTTCGTGATTAAAGACGTTCAACCAGCGTTGCAGCCACGCGCTGGGGTGGTAAGCGCCTATGTTGACTGCCGCATCGCACAGCTCGAAGGAGACTGGCCACGATAGCGTCGAGATGACGTCAAAACCTGGTTTTATCCAGTAATCCTCTTCGAGAATCGCGTAGGCTTCAGCGTGGGTCAGATCCCGCATATCGCCAGCATAGCCATGCGCTCGCGCCGTGGCTTCGGTAATGCCCCAATGGGTGGCGCCGCCTTTATCTTTAGGGTTAAATACGTAACCGCCTTCAAGCGCAATAATTCCATCTATAATTGGATTCATCTTCCCTTTCCTTCGCTTAGTGAATATGCAGATACATGAGAGAACCTAACGTTACTGAAAATACGGTCGTCAGGGCGGCGATGGTTTGCCGTACAATCTGTTTTTTTCTTCCCTTTGTTTCGCTATCCGTCGCGATAATGGTGATATCACTATTAACTTTGAGGCCTTGTCTTGGAATGGTAATAAAAAGATCGTTAATACCAAGCGCTTTAAGGTCACGTCTGATTAAATAGAGAATCTGCGTTAGATTTGCATCATTAACATAATGGCTTCGACTTCCCCATAACGCAGTGGTTATTTTTTGTCGCTCGATAATCTCCAGATGAGCATTCTCGATGATGAAACTGAGACATTTGGCTCTCATCGCAGTCATTTTAATAACCTGTGAATTTGAGACCGTCCTCAGTTCATATTTACCTTCATTGTAAATGCAATTGCTATTAATGATATAAGTTTTCATAACGTCTTCCTTTAGAAATGTACATCCTGGTTGTCTGTGGTGACTATATTGTATGAGAAATGTCTTAATCCAATAAATGTCACTGGTTTTATTGTATTGTCATTGTCTATAGCGAGTGTAATCACATTATTTCATTGTAATTAAATGATATTTAATTACATGATAAATGATATTTACTATGTTCTCACCAGAACGGAGTAAGCGGGCGCTGAGAGGTGTTGTTTTCTCTTCGTTAGACGGTGTTGTTAACCTCATTTTTATGATTTTTATATCATCTAAAAAGATGATGTTTTGTGATTAGCTATTTTTTATGCCTGTAACGATTATGGACCCCGCAGAACGAGCTGCGACAATTTTGAAACGTAAAAGGAAATTTGAAAATGGCTACAAGCAAACTGATTCAAGGCGATACAATTACTGAAACTACTCATGCAGCGAATGGTTTTGACCCTGCAACAAGCGATGATAAAATAAGCTATACTTCCGCTCGTGTTGCGAAACCGGTATACAATAAATATAAAAATTCCACGACTAAACCGAAGGTATTCGGTTATTACACCGACTGGTCACAGTATGACAGCCGTCTGCAAGGCAATATGTCCCAACCGGGCCGTGGTTATGATTTAACCAAAGTTTCACCGACGGCTTATGACAAACTGATTTTTGGCTTTGTTGGCATCACCGGTTTCAGAAAAATTGATACAGAAGACCGCGATGTCGTAGCAGAAGCGGCAGCGCTGTGCGGCAAAGTGAAATATGAGCCGACCTTCCTCGACCCATGGGGCGACTTCCAGT
This DNA window, taken from Salmonella enterica subsp. enterica serovar Typhimurium str. LT2, encodes the following:
- a CDS encoding hypothetical protein (similar to E. coli putative sensory transducer (AAC75886.1); Blastp hit to AAC75886.1 (269 aa), 30% identity in aa 3 - 109), which translates into the protein MKTYIINSNCIYNEGKYELRTVSNSQVIKMTAMRAKCLSFIIENAHLEIIERQKITTALWGSRSHYVNDANLTQILYLIRRDLKALGINDLFITIPRQGLKVNSDITIIATDSETKGRKKQIVRQTIAALTTVFSVTLGSLMYLHIH
- a CDS encoding putative bacteriophage protein — translated: MSIPNHVSTTEVVLLELEILLTIISIGAWGGFVSYLLRKDKTEYNSSHESIKYCLTQIVISCFTSFLLSAIAIEKECSFNIVLLAAGLGGVFASPILKILGRRIKKIIEGNNSD
- the dnaJ gene encoding heat shock protein DnaJ (chaperone protein DnaJ; GrpE; stimulates ATPase activity of DnaK; (SW:DNAJ_SALTY)), with amino-acid sequence MAKRDYYEILGVSKTAEEREIKKAYKRLAMKYHPDRNQGDKEAEAKFKEIKEAYEVLTDAQKRAAYDQYGHAAFEQGGMGGGFGGGFNGGADFSDIFGDVFGDIFGGGRGRQRAARGADLRYNMDLTLEEAVRGVTKEIRIPTLEECDVCHGSGAKAGTQPQTCPTCHGSGQVQMRQGFFAVQQTCPHCQGRGTLIKDPCHKCHGHGRVEKSKTLSVKIPAGVDTGDRIRLAGEGEAGEHGAPAGDLYVQVQVKQHPIFEREGNNLYCEVPINFAMAALGGEIEVPTLDGRVMLKVPSETQTGKLFRMRGKGVKSVRGGAQGDLLCRVVVETPVGLSEKQKQLLKDLQESFGGPTGEKNSPRSKSFFDGVKKFFDDLTR
- a CDS encoding putative LysR family transcriptional regulator (similar to E. coli putative transcriptional regulator LYSR-type (AAC73704.1); Blastp hit to AAC73704.1 (300 aa), 25% identity in aa 8 - 296), yielding MGSKGANKSFDYNLIKILDAVILSGNAAMAAKKLGITPAAVSLALKRLQSYYPEELFSRGKGGLIPTAKAVDIHQNFSQVMKLVDDTFLCNSKKDEAFQITLLGSDIVESYYLSQLYNSDIFDRILINHFSVRNMSREHISELLFTAQGDLLISAEPLLESGIENQIIDSFKSFVCICSSKHMLSTLSQLSLHHFYSSRHALYQPGMGASVIYHDSELFKDDLYYTGRRIVGYRSDSLNGLMSMIERTSLIALIPLKLALFYKNHRKYDIKFIQPPPELALKSVQVYASWNKNSRNISTINEMVSMLQTLSSFRR